The following are encoded together in the Cicer arietinum cultivar CDC Frontier isolate Library 1 chromosome 2, Cicar.CDCFrontier_v2.0, whole genome shotgun sequence genome:
- the LOC101491331 gene encoding general transcription and DNA repair factor IIH subunit TFB5-like: protein MLTSIVSFCSIYPVTQNPKPIPTLPSPKTTDLPAARHRPSFFINRLALFAQAPNILGPALIMVNATKGVFISCDIPMAQYIINMNASLPASDKFIIHILDSTHMFVQPHVELMIRSQIAKFREDNTYVKPS from the exons ATGCTCACTTCTATAGTCTCTTTCTGTTCCATCTATCCTGTCACCCAAAACCCCAAACCCATCCCGACTTTGCCATCACCCAAGACCACCGACCTTCCGGCAGCCCGGCACCGTCCTTCCTTCTTTATCAATCGTTTAGCTCTA TTCGCCCAGGCTCCAAATATCTTAGGACCGGCCCTGATCATGGTTAATGCAACTAAAGGCGTCTTTATTTCCTG TGACATACCTATGgctcaatatatcatcaatatgAATGCTTCTCTGCCTGCATCTGACAAGTTCATAATACATATTTTGGATAGTACTCACATGTTTGTTCAACCACATGTCGAGCTAATGATTCGAAGTCAAATTGCAAAGTTTAGAGAGGACAACACTTATGTCAAGCCTTCTTGA